The genomic stretch GTATCCGACTAAATTTGCTTAAACCTAATAGACCTCACATCCTCGCGGCATGTTTCACAAAGTTTACTAGCATCAGCCAGCACAACAATACTGCCCCACCCCATTTGGGAAAAAATTTACAGGCTAGTCATTGTTCTATGGATTGAccaaaaatgcataaaatacACAAGGTCCCACATAGGGTTTCCAtataggccgaaagacttattctccCCCGAGGTTTGGTGTATATCCAAATTCTCAttcgtaaaattttaaaaacctaaatattcactcgtcatccaatttttattagaaatttatatttaagttaaaattaaaatcatcattttattaatgatattaaataatatatattattttattttattttctttttcaggttttaaaactaacaatttcatcttaACCTCAACTTTTTCAGTTTTAAGAAGTGGCTTTTTTCCTCCGCATCCCTAAAGTTTTATTCTTCCCTCTTCTATCACCATCTCTACCCTTTCTCTCCCTTTGGCCATCTCTCTCTTCAACAGACAAATCACGTCTTTGTTTCCGTTGTTGAAAACGTATATCTTCATCTTCTCGTCTTTGTTTGCGAAGAGGGAGACAatcaagaaaggaaaaagataaagatggtGATCATCCTCATcgctgaagaagaaaaaaaaatacccaAAGATGCATAAGAGgcacttttcaaaactataaaagttgaaaataagacgaaattatcaattttcaaaacttagaaaaaaaattaaaaaaaccatatttttttaatattattaataaagtgacagttttatccttaaccttaataaaaaattagatatcgaatgaatatttgagtttttaaaatcttacaaataaAAGCTTGAgaatacaccaaaccttgggtgggaataagtcttttggccttgaatATGACTTAATCATTTGTACATGAATGGCTCATTTCCAGATTTGTAAACACTCCAGCATCTGCAATACCCATGACATCCCAGAAAAAAGAACACACGATAGACTTCTCAAACCACACAGCTCAAACAAACTCTGCAGCCTCTCATTCCAGGGTTTGTTTTTCACTTTGCAAAATGAAATGTTTATCTTATTGTCAAATTTCCCACCATATGTCATGTTTCCCACCCCAAATAATGTAATATCGATTCAGTCATTCGCATAACACATACATAATTACATAATCCACATAATAATTTTCAGATAAGAAACATGGCATTGTGGGAAATTTGTAATGGACAACAAAAAATGAGCTCTATGactaaaatagaaatagaattaATGGCATAAAATACAAAGACCTACATCAACAAAACTTGCAATAAGATAAACCGACCAATGCAACTCGACAATCTTCATCTTGCAAATGTGCATGAACCCATATGATTAAATGGTCAGATATGTTTGAGAACATTGATTTAAGACACTAGaaggcaaaagaaaaacaagttaAAATAGCACTTGCAAAATCAGAGAAACTCCTCCGCCTCAACAaacttacaaaaagaaaaagaacctCATCAAAGGAGATCAGCAACATTTGATGGCAGCTCCTCAATCACCACATTATAGAATTTCTGGATATCAAAAAGCATTCGGTCATCATCCTTTGTCACAAAGTTAATGGCAACACCTTTTCTTCCAAAACGGCCACTTCGTCCAATACGATGAAGGTAGTTTTCCGGTTGAGTTGGCAGATCATAGTTTATGACAAGAGAGACTTGCTGCACATCAATACCACGAGCCAATAGATCAGTAGTGATGAGAACACGAGAAGAGCCCGAACGGAATTCCCGCATAATGATATCACGAGTGTTCTGGTCCATGTCTCCATGGGTAGCAGAAACAGTGTGGTCACGGCTTCTCATCTTGTCAGTAAGCCAATCGACCTTGCGCCGAGTATTCACAAAGATGACACTCTGGGTGATGGCCAAAGTCTCATACAGATCACAGAGTGTTTCCAGTTTCCACTCTTCCTTCTCAACATTAACATGAAACTGCTTGATACCCTCAAGGGTGAGCTCATCACGTTTAACCAATATTCTTACAGGCTTGTTCATGAACTTCCTTGTAATTTCAAGAGCTTCTGGTGGCATTGTGGCAGAAAAAACCCCAACCTGAACTTTTGGGGGTAGCAGCTGGAAGATATCATAGATCTGAAAAGCAAACCGCCATGAATAGAAAACATATGATCAAACCACTTCAAggttttgaataataaataatcagtaaaacaaaagaaaaatataaatgtaaaaacCTGATCTTTAAAACCACGGGAAAGCATCTCATCAGCCTCATCCAGTACAAACATCCTAATATAATCTGGGCGAAGAGACTGCCTCCGCAGCATATCAAACACACGACCAGGAGTACCAACAACAACATGGACACCAGCTTGAAGAATGCGTTGATCCTCACGGACGCTTGTCCCACCAACACAAGCATGAACCTTAACACCAAGATAATCACCCAGAGCCCGCATGACCTTCTCAATCTGTTGAGCAAGTTCCCTAGTGGGCGCCAAAACCAGAGCCTGACATTGGATAAGACCATAATCAAGTTGCTGCAAAATGCCAGAGCAAAAAGTAGCTGTCTTTCCCGTTCCAGACTGAGCCTGTTGAATCACATCAAGCCCCTTGCAGAATGGAACAATTCCCCTCTGTTGAATTGCAGAAGGCTTCTCAAACCCTTCAAATAAAAATAGGATCTTAATTTAGGTTTCTGATTCATCATAACttctaaaataaatcattttttaccACCCAATTATAATACATAACAATGTACAATTACATAAGGGAAcagaagtaataaaagaataagagaatGAGAGagttaagaaaataattaagcCCCTTTATACCTACCATAAGCATAGATACCCCTCAAAAGGTTTTCCTGCAACCCCATTGCATCAAAACTGTCATATGACTCATCATATGAGGTGAAAAAGTCTTGTCCATCAGACTGGAgcctaaattaacaaaatcaatgaaATACATGTTACTCCTAACTACAAATTACAATGGATAAGTGTTTTGTGAATGTCCAGTGCCACTCTTCATTAGTATACAATGAAAAACAACCATATAgccaaatgataaaaaataagaatcttACAACTCAGACATCTTGGCGTCATATTGACGAGCATCAAATTGAGATCCTTCTGGTGCCGAAGCTGCCATAACTGTACATAGAAAACAATAGCAAATatgagaataagaaaaataaaatgtctctgcaaattaaattacatgaaaatacatacatacatatattaagATACAAGAAAAATATCAAGCAAATATTATCAAGAGTAATGCCAaagaattcaaatattattataagtcAGTGAAAAATGAGTTAAGCGTCTAGTTTTAAGGATTTAGTTATAGCACTCCCTCACTAAGTCCCAACAGACCCTAATTCGAAAGTCAAATGCAATCAACACACTTTGTTGCGGAAAACAATGTAACAGAAAAGCCAAACTTGCAAGCCAAACAAACAGCAGTACAAGCATTAAACTTCTGTTTTAGTATATGGAGAAGATGTGCTAAGAGGCACACAGCCATCTGATATCATCACCAGACACTGCTTCACCCACTCCTCCAAAGTCTCAATCTCTTATATCCAGCGTATACAAAATTTCAGAAACAAAGCGAGCAAATACATCACCTAAACTTACCTGATCACAAAAATCCAAGGAAACTAGAAACTAATATTCACCTATGGAACTACATAAAAACATCCTGAGTACATAAAACACATGAAAAACAACAAAGCTCAAACAGTCATATATTTTTAGGGAAACAAGCAAACAACACAGCAATAGAGACATGCCAGTCATCAAACTATGTTAAATGTCAATAAACTTACTGAGGGTAACTGAAGTAgctaatttgattttaaaatataaactgAACTTAAAGAAATGAAAATCGTTGAAGATTTAGACTAGACATTTGTTACCCAAAAAAGACTAATGAAAACAGAAACCTTTATGCTAGTGGCCAAAACCTAATATAGAAAGAGAACTTTATAAGAAATGGAGTATACTTAACAATACGAGTACTTAGAGAACAAAACAAGATCATGAAACAGAGAGTTCGTTAGGATCCCGAATTCagtaaggaaaagaaatttatttaattcttgtGACATCAGCTTATATATCACCTCCTACcgtaaaaaaaaagaaacatgaaTAAGAACACTTGTATAATCTTATGTCATATCTCccaagataaatataaaaaatatgtcataataaaaacaataatacaagCTCTGATTAGACTCAAACAATACAAGCAACGATCCAACCCAACCCAATCAATCTCAAAAACCAAAATAGATACAAACCCAGAAAATATAGATCAAACCCAGATCCGAGAGacaaaaaaacaactaatataaaatcaatccaCAAACAAAATCCATCAAAccacaaaaataataatgttttacaGATTAACACACATGAAATATATTAGCTTTAAGAGATATATAGAAAGAAATAGTGACCTGCTAGAATTGATGATcaaaaaagagagaaacttAGAGAGTTTTAGGTGCGTTTGGTGAGCAAAAAGGAGAGCTTTTTATTAGGGTTTCTTCCAAACTCCTCGGATCTGCGCCGTGGAGTTGAAGGGAAAGAGGCGCTGAGAGCAGCGTGTAAGATTTATATATACCAAAGTTCTGAAGTGTTATGTTCTTTTAGGTTAATGCTTGAGTTTAACTTCGCTTTGTTTTTCCCTACTTGTCCTtgcttttcttcatttttaccTTTTAGGCCTTGCATTTGGGACTAAatgaaaatattcatattttaaaggaTTTTTAGACATATAGCCTAAGTTTATCGCTAGAGATGACATCGAAGGAAGGTAGGATCGAACACTATATTCTCCATCTTTGTCTCTATAGGGGGTTTCAATCCCTCTCTTTGGCCCATACCTATTCTCGGGATGACAATAATTTTTTGTCCTCTCTTAACCTCCCCGTGAGAAAAAATTCACTCTTATCCTAGTTATGAGAAAAGATTTCTTCtgtgagaaaaaaatttctcttaatactttttaaacataacataaacgtattaaataactaaattaattaaaattaaaatcatcatatttcaaatattacaagtaatatataataaccactttaatatatataacaaaaagataaataatttaaaattataaagatattaatataaaaaggtgGGAGAAGAGACAAATGTATATTCATCCTTGGTCTATCCTCAGTTgtagagatattttttttttgcttttatttttataaaaaaatctctttcttattagggttaaagttaaagatcttaaatttaattcgaaattgtcatctctatttATTCCCTTATTAGAGTCAAAAATCTCATCacaaaacaatatcatatttatatatttttttaatacataaatcaaaacatatataatatattattttataattaattattttttatttttatttaaaataatttaattatataataatatatcatttatttatatattaaaaaatatttaccaaCCCTTTTATTGTTGTTGGGCATAATAGCCCAATTAGGTTTTAGAaaacataatatcatataattatagtGCGTCATGGCAGtaattttattaactcttaCAAAAATCGGTTTcatgatatataaaaatgataaacaaaACTGTGATGAGtttgtttataaattgattaattacacattaaaatattaaaataaaatcatgtatatttgtcaaattttgaaaGCCTATGACACGACTCAACGATCTTTGGGTTGTGTCATGTCAAGGCCTTAACGAACTAGTcgacttaattatatatttttatattttttatttttttttggatttctcatattaatcttttaattttattaaatactataaaactatatatatttattttaaatatacaaataaatatatatttggtatttgttattatataattagataattttaaattaaaaataaaataataatcaatcacataataatatatatttaaaataaatacaaataatattattctattaaatcATTAATAACTTTGTATTTCTCATATTAATCTGTTGATTTTTCCCTAATAGGATTAGATTGTCCGTGTTAATATTCTGGATTTGTCATATAACAaccaatatatatttgatatttgttattatataattagataattttaaattaaaaataaaataataatcaatcatataacaGTAAGACGTATCTTTTTAATTTGTGCCATTTTAAAGGGATTTGACTTATCCAACCTTTTTGTCATGTCTAAATATATCTTCgggataaaatatatttataaaaaaatgaccttaattaatagaatattatttaaaaataatacacacgtttgaatatataatttcatacatagataatatattatcatatgatcgagtattattttatttaattcaaaatttactaatcatataataacacgttaattatattattaattgtatactcaaaacatgtatacataattttataaaaattttaatacttgaaatacttttattatttctaaaactttgataaaatttattattttattaaatctcaaggagattatattaatattgttattacatatttataaacaaaaaaaaaggtgaGTCATGgtcaacttgaaaaaaaaaaaaagggaaaagacaATATATTCCCACAagtcttttatttttaaccataaaaaaaatatttattacaatTAATAGTGGAGCATAAAGCATAAAGAACTTTATGTAGACACTCCTTTTACATataatctcaattatttatttacaataataacattaatattaattatttcaatgaaTTTTAGCTTTTGATTagatgttttaattatttttatgattaaaaatatcaaattattattattattattttattaaaatactttgattaaaaagttataaaagtgATACTccatacttttaaatattattatcctttTTCGTAGCCGCCCCATTCTCCAAAAGCATTGGATCATGGCAAAAATCTATGTGTATTccattactttctttttttttattaatctgtCCCTTCTGACATTCGTCAAAAGGTTATAAAGTAGAAAGTTGCCGACTTAACTTTTATGCTGCACTgcactttattttatatatatacacgcgCGCGCGCGCGGTGAGGGAGAGAGAGACACACACACtcctatataattaaataattaaaaaattttaaattaaaaataaaataatactcgatcgatgatattatatatatatatatatatatatatatatatatgtgtgtgtgtgtatgtgtgtgtgtgtgttttataCCAATAGATTTATTCTCATCTAAAATAtagtgaaaattcaaatttatattcttttactttcaaaaactcaaacacccacacATTacccaatttttgttaaaatattaagtTAGAGTCAAAAATAACATCGTCATTTTACAAgtaatattaaacaaattataattttatctcatttctcttcccacgttttgaaaactaacaatttcacttttatctaaacatttttagttttgaaaagtgactattaCACCCCCCCCCTCCGCGCCCACCAcacttaggtttttttttcttctccttacTCCGACTATCACTCTATCACTGGCAACTTCCTCTTCTCACCCTCATGTTCGACTGGCTGCCTTTGAAGCACGTGCAACGAAGAGACAAAGTCTCTTCGTCGATCTCCTCGATTCTCTGTCAGATAGCTTTTCATGACGTTCGTTTAAACGATTTCAATGATGAGGGTAAGAAAAGGAAGTCACCGGTGATGAAGTGATGACTcgagaagagaaaaaagaaaaacctaggCATTGGGGTGGGGGggaatagtcatttttcaaaatggataatatttaGGCAAGAGtgaagttagtttttaaaacttgtggaggaaaataagataaaattataatttttttaatattactagttaaatgatgattttatccttaactttaacaaaaaattttaataaattttgaatgataggtgaatgtttagatttttaaaaattaggcgCTAAGAGCTTGAGATTTCACTAAACCTTATATAAGAATGGGTCTTTGGgccatatatattattacaaatgTTATTTATTAGATGATGTTAATATGATTATTCTGttgtaattcaattaaattttgaataaatttggaTACTCGTATTTAAATTAggaatacatatattatattatttgaatataatttttctcgTTTATCTTACAGATACGAAGGACAATGGAGAACTAGCAAATGTAGTATTACAATTGCACACATGAGAGTTATTCTCAAACGAAGTAGAAAGTCCTCTTGGAAATCCAGTCATTGTTGAACGGATCATGATTATCAGTATTATAATATAGtctcataatataatataagtgaaaagtaatatgtattataaggtttattacattaatatgatataatagatatattatataacacgatacatattattaatacgaATCGATACAATTTcttagagaaaatgaaaatatggtataagtgtatataaaaaattttaaatttttaaatgtgtttgtaatatttgtttaaataatgatgtatcaattaaaattttttattattttatttttatggtacAAGATATGaaaagtttagttttaatatatgataaaatatataatttaactatcATAATCAGGATACATAATTcacaagatatatttttttatattgttgacaattaataaaatagtgttgatgtaagttttttttaactattacaTCCACtcacattaaaaatatttatgtgttatgttttttaatattaaaatgaatattaaaaatagttatataaTTCTTATCATCGCTATTATAACATATCTTATGTaagaatcaaaataaattaacataatatgAGTAGCATATTTTAGACACAAATTATTCCCCTGACTAATTACATTTGGGTATATTACATTTTCTATACAAAGTGCAATCTACAATTCATATGAAATTGTTTCAATGAGAATCGCATCTAGACACGACAAAGGATGCCAATGGGGAGGGTTGAGGCCAAATACCTTATTTCTCACTCCTGTCTTCATTCTTGTAGAGAATATCAATCATTATCTTTGGACTGTCCCTATTAAGAGGATGATAAGAATTCTTTACTTCCTCTTcgcaaataaaaatatcttctcCATCCTCTCCCTATCTTTGTTGGGAAAAATTTCCTTCTCATACCTTCTAAATAcaacataaacatattaaataataaaattaattaaaattaaaataaactcactattttaaatgttacaaatatcatatattaaccgtcttaatatgcacaataaaaacataaataaatttcaaaaatataaataatataaaactataagaatatattattgttttaagtatatatattaatttaaagggGCGAAGACTAGGATAGGGATGAGGAGGGGACATATGTATCTTGGTCCCTAATTGTGAGAATATTTTTCGTCTCCGTCCTCATTCCTTTCTCCTTTTTCGTTTTTGTCAAAGAATCCTCTTTTTTGTTTCTATCGAAGAATCTTCTCCTAATTAGGGTTGGAGATTCTAAATTCGAGTTGAATTTATCATTTCTAAACATGATAGTAGGTCGTGCATGATCGACTTATGCGGGGCCTATCGTGCCTATGGGCCATGGCCCATATAGTCATAAGTCTTTCATGTTGGGCCGATTTGCATATTTTTAAAAGCCCATGAGATGATCCTATATATATAGAGGATTATGTCGTGCTAGAACCTAACAAGGGTCGGCCCGTTGtttaaataatactatttattttttaaatttaattattatataaaattaaataaaaataatttatcaattactAAAATCAAGGGTAGTATcttgaatattttattgataattttttatggtaAAAGAATACCGTggatgtataataaaaaatattcaaatatattacaaatcaattcatttacataatgagcaatgctatgtgtatctatttttgatacataattcatatacacagtgatgtatcaacatgtaattaagtgattttaaaacatgtcaccatatgataaaaaaatattcaatcgcATGAtgacacctcatctgtgtacacaaattgtgtaccaaaaatagatacacatagttttattgttacataatatacaattacaaatataagtaCGATATATATACCATATACTTGTCCTCAACatttagattttgaatttttcaaatatattttctacaatccaattttgtaatttaaagtCGACCTTCACCCAATCTTTCACACACATGATTGTCTCGATCAtgttaaaatataagtttgatcGTCTATCGTCTAGCATGAATCCACCTActccaaaaatatatttcaatattacaATAAACATTGGAGGAGTTAATAGATTTTGTGTTATAATGGAAAGCACAAAAAAACTTCTTTGATTTGTTTTCACCATGTAAAAACATCTAATTTGTCATTATCATTATATCGTTTCATAATTTATGGATATTGATTAGTAttactataattataaaactcaccAAAATTTGAACTCTGACTTCAAGTTGTTTACCTTTATGTAAGAGTGATCATATACAtaactttcttttatttgaacAATTTGAACTTACCTCAAGTTCATAAGTTTGTGTCCTCcttccatatttattttcataaataacataaaaattccaataaaaattcttgaacattGTCTATTATATTACTGTTTTTTTGggaacaaattttcatttataatatctaAACAATTTCTTACTCATAATAAATTTGCCCTAAGATTTAAAGCAATGGCAAcaacaaaaaacaaaggaaCTTATTtcgaatatttttaaaatttatcttctaTTTGTCTAGATATATCtccaaaattattataatatttttattatttaaaaatatcactaatttctaatatattatataaaattgaatacgTAGTTGGATAATATACACATAAACATCAGTTCCTATTTGTCTTCCAAGCTTCTACTATGTTCATTAGAGTCATGACAATccactaataataatatgtcaagaaaacataattttccaaaatcttttatttgggTATTGAAGAAACGTGTTATAACTACTTTATACCCTTCGCATGTTTTCAATATAaagtatgttaaattttatCTAGTTCTAACATatacttttaactttttttttcaactccattaacttatataattcataatatGTTTGAATTCGTGATGGAGGTAGTGAAATGTAAGTGATGAcatatctaattataaatatttgatcttttaataaatttaaaccgttttaaactattaaattaataatatgatatgcacatctaatatgaaataattttttactaaatagaacaaatatatgattaaaatattaattcaattacgagtataattcaattaaatcaCAAGAAATTTTATCGTAATCTATGACTCATTTCATTTACgagtataattttaattagagctGATAAAATGGATGAGATATTTATAGAACTTGTAAATAACTTgtttaaaaacatatatgagttttaaatttttatactcATAAACCGTTGTAGATTTACATCTCTAGGTAATAAACTTTTGTGGATGGACTAGGTATATCCATTGATATCTGTGGATCatctattatttcttttttatttatctttttcttccaaTTCAACATAAAACTTCTAAAATATCTAAcacaaaattcatatattttctcttatttttatataaaataaactcaaatccaccataaaattaaaaaatttattgtgttaaaaataaatttaaagaatataagtACTAAAcagtttattataaatatttat from Mangifera indica cultivar Alphonso chromosome 6, CATAS_Mindica_2.1, whole genome shotgun sequence encodes the following:
- the LOC123217874 gene encoding eukaryotic initiation factor 4A-2 — encoded protein: MAASAPEGSQFDARQYDAKMSELLQSDGQDFFTSYDESYDSFDAMGLQENLLRGIYAYGFEKPSAIQQRGIVPFCKGLDVIQQAQSGTGKTATFCSGILQQLDYGLIQCQALVLAPTRELAQQIEKVMRALGDYLGVKVHACVGGTSVREDQRILQAGVHVVVGTPGRVFDMLRRQSLRPDYIRMFVLDEADEMLSRGFKDQIYDIFQLLPPKVQVGVFSATMPPEALEITRKFMNKPVRILVKRDELTLEGIKQFHVNVEKEEWKLETLCDLYETLAITQSVIFVNTRRKVDWLTDKMRSRDHTVSATHGDMDQNTRDIIMREFRSGSSRVLITTDLLARGIDVQQVSLVINYDLPTQPENYLHRIGRSGRFGRKGVAINFVTKDDDRMLFDIQKFYNVVIEELPSNVADLL